One Cellulomonas sp. NS3 genomic region harbors:
- a CDS encoding SpoIIE family protein phosphatase → MSETEASRGVGRTHDDAEPDGVGRDVVVDHAAVFAQIPTSYLVMSPVAPAYRILDANGAYLANVGRTLEEIVGIPVFEAFPPTAETLDEHGVPWIRTSFDRAVATGRPDPMPLQKYDVPDPETGGMVERYWSLISVPILDAAGRVVLLVQRAENVTDFMQESRRHDVERARGEHWERRATEVEADLFARAEDLAAALRAKDVASRRLASLADVSLRVGSADTVAELIDVVFGSGLPVLDASGGSIAVRAPGRDVLHLTVTASLGGDVQRAFGELPLDGPMPSSIAARGSLVLIPNRAAAAGYPGLLDAMAMTVEPTHAWAVLPLQIGPRLLGSIAVAFVSERAFPAEEVELLRAFAAQCAQALDRLQVRDAERHRAAEVQSIAETLQRGLLTSPPPSDDLEFAVSYQPAQRVAQVGGDWYDVFHTPDGTAHLVIGDVAGHDQDAAAAMAQVRNILRGIAQTRHESPAVVLGALDDALHHLRLDAIATLVLAQVRRSGDGSRLLLWSNAGHPPPVLQRADGRAVLLDAPPDLLIGARPGAERHDHSITLTSGDSLLLYTDGLVETRGGDLTTDLERLVRRVEEHDPARGPQALLEHVGARPASHDDDIALLCARAR, encoded by the coding sequence GTGAGTGAGACCGAGGCGTCACGCGGCGTGGGGCGGACGCACGACGACGCCGAGCCCGACGGTGTCGGTCGTGACGTCGTCGTCGACCACGCCGCCGTGTTCGCACAGATCCCGACGTCCTACCTGGTGATGTCGCCGGTCGCGCCCGCCTACCGGATCCTGGACGCCAACGGGGCGTACCTCGCCAACGTCGGCCGGACGCTGGAGGAGATCGTCGGGATACCGGTGTTCGAGGCGTTCCCACCGACCGCGGAGACGCTCGACGAGCACGGCGTCCCGTGGATCCGGACCTCGTTCGACCGCGCTGTGGCGACCGGGCGCCCCGACCCCATGCCGCTCCAGAAGTACGACGTGCCCGACCCGGAGACGGGCGGGATGGTGGAGCGGTACTGGTCACTGATCAGCGTCCCGATCCTGGACGCCGCGGGCCGGGTGGTGCTCCTGGTGCAACGCGCGGAGAACGTCACCGACTTCATGCAGGAGAGCCGTCGCCACGACGTCGAACGGGCGCGTGGTGAGCACTGGGAGCGCCGTGCGACGGAGGTCGAGGCGGACCTCTTCGCGCGCGCCGAGGACCTCGCTGCCGCACTGCGCGCCAAGGACGTCGCCAGCCGGCGCCTGGCGAGCCTGGCGGACGTCAGCCTCCGGGTGGGGTCGGCGGACACGGTCGCCGAGCTGATCGACGTGGTGTTCGGGTCCGGGCTCCCTGTTCTGGACGCGAGCGGCGGTTCGATCGCGGTGCGCGCACCAGGCCGGGACGTGCTGCACCTCACCGTCACCGCCTCGCTCGGTGGTGACGTGCAGCGTGCGTTCGGGGAGCTGCCGCTGGACGGGCCGATGCCCTCCTCGATCGCGGCTCGCGGCAGCCTCGTCCTCATCCCGAACCGTGCCGCGGCTGCCGGGTACCCGGGTCTGCTCGACGCGATGGCGATGACCGTCGAGCCCACGCACGCCTGGGCGGTGCTCCCGCTCCAGATCGGTCCTCGTCTGCTCGGGTCGATCGCCGTGGCCTTCGTGAGCGAGCGGGCGTTCCCCGCCGAGGAGGTCGAGCTGCTGCGGGCGTTCGCGGCCCAGTGCGCCCAGGCGCTCGACCGGCTCCAGGTGCGCGACGCCGAGCGACACCGCGCTGCTGAGGTGCAGAGCATCGCCGAGACGCTGCAGCGTGGGCTGCTCACCTCGCCGCCCCCGAGCGACGACCTGGAGTTCGCGGTCTCGTACCAGCCCGCCCAGCGCGTCGCTCAGGTGGGTGGCGACTGGTACGACGTCTTCCACACCCCGGACGGGACGGCCCACCTCGTCATCGGAGACGTCGCCGGCCACGACCAGGACGCCGCCGCTGCGATGGCGCAGGTCCGGAACATCCTGCGCGGCATCGCCCAGACGAGGCACGAGTCGCCGGCGGTCGTCCTCGGAGCTCTCGACGACGCGCTGCACCACCTCCGGCTCGACGCGATCGCCACGCTCGTCCTGGCTCAGGTCAGGAGGTCCGGTGACGGCAGCCGGCTCCTGCTCTGGTCCAACGCCGGTCACCCACCACCCGTCCTGCAGCGCGCCGACGGGCGCGCGGTGCTGCTCGACGCGCCACCCGACCTCCTCATCGGCGCTCGACCCGGAGCAGAGCGCCACGACCACAGCATCACGCTCACGTCGGGCGACAGCCTCCTGCTCTACACCGACGGGCTCGTCGAGACGCGCGGCGGCGACCTCACCACCGACCTCGAACGCCTCGTGCGCCGCGTCGAGGAGCACGACCCCGCCCGAGGACCCCAGGCCCTGCTCGAGCACGTCGGCGCTCGCCCGGCGTCCCACGACGACGACATCGCCCTGCTCTGCGCCCGCGCCCGATGA
- a CDS encoding glycoside-pentoside-hexuronide (GPH):cation symporter, whose product MTTAIAEQQEAARRPLKWRALVGYSLGDFGCNLAFSLGSTFLLYYYTDVAGLTAATVGTMFFVVRLWDAFADIIAGRAVDRTMTRWGKFRPFILFFAVPLLFMSFLTFRVPTGLDDVGTLLYVYLTYAVLGLLYSLVNIPYGSLASAMTQSVHQRAKLVAARTLGAAAGGVLISYIIAPQISALRAQKDTLSPEVYLERAQAIFTNITLLFLVLGTIAFGLTFLWCHETVVRRSPSVTVKETFATLRQNRPLAILCGASFFYLMGYYTVTGATLYYATYILGDPGLAFQVALLSTGVQILITPFCPKLIARFGKKTLFQYAGFLTVVGGVGLFLTPNGMIWLALLCLGIKGVGFSLINTMMFALEPDTVEYGEWKTGVRSEGATYAIFSFTRKLTQSIGGAATAWALALGGYVSATTEVATPDQPESALLAIKVVFGLVPAVAAVLAMIVFITYPLTDQRFREVRDESEARKAALDHAVLGDRGAV is encoded by the coding sequence ATGACCACAGCAATCGCCGAGCAGCAGGAGGCGGCCCGCCGCCCGCTGAAGTGGAGGGCGCTGGTCGGTTACAGCCTCGGTGACTTCGGCTGCAACCTCGCGTTCTCGCTCGGCTCGACGTTCCTGCTGTATTACTACACCGACGTGGCCGGACTGACCGCCGCCACGGTCGGGACGATGTTCTTCGTCGTGCGGCTCTGGGACGCTTTCGCCGACATCATCGCCGGTCGCGCGGTCGACCGGACGATGACGCGGTGGGGCAAGTTCCGCCCGTTCATCCTCTTCTTCGCCGTGCCGCTGCTGTTCATGAGCTTCTTGACTTTCCGCGTGCCGACCGGCCTGGACGACGTGGGGACGCTGCTCTACGTCTACCTCACCTACGCCGTCCTCGGGCTGCTGTACTCGCTGGTCAACATCCCGTACGGCTCGCTCGCCTCCGCCATGACCCAGTCGGTCCACCAGCGAGCGAAGCTGGTCGCGGCCCGCACGCTCGGCGCGGCCGCCGGCGGCGTCCTGATCAGCTACATCATCGCCCCGCAGATCTCGGCCCTGCGCGCGCAGAAGGACACGCTGTCCCCCGAGGTCTACCTCGAGCGGGCCCAGGCCATCTTCACGAACATCACCCTGCTCTTCCTGGTGCTGGGCACGATCGCGTTCGGCCTGACGTTCCTGTGGTGCCACGAGACGGTGGTCCGGCGCTCGCCCAGCGTGACCGTCAAGGAGACGTTCGCGACGCTGCGCCAGAACCGCCCGCTCGCCATTCTCTGCGGCGCCAGCTTCTTCTACCTGATGGGCTACTACACCGTCACGGGCGCCACGCTCTACTACGCGACGTACATCCTCGGTGACCCGGGGCTCGCTTTCCAGGTTGCGCTGCTCAGCACGGGTGTGCAGATCCTCATCACGCCCTTCTGCCCGAAGCTGATCGCCCGGTTCGGCAAGAAGACGCTGTTCCAGTACGCGGGCTTCCTGACGGTCGTCGGCGGTGTGGGCCTCTTCCTCACGCCGAACGGCATGATCTGGCTGGCGCTGCTCTGCCTGGGGATCAAGGGGGTGGGCTTCTCCCTGATCAACACCATGATGTTCGCCCTCGAGCCCGACACCGTCGAGTACGGCGAGTGGAAGACCGGGGTGCGGTCGGAGGGCGCGACCTACGCGATCTTCTCCTTCACCCGCAAGCTCACCCAGTCGATCGGCGGCGCCGCGACGGCGTGGGCGCTGGCGCTGGGCGGGTACGTGTCGGCGACGACCGAGGTCGCCACCCCGGACCAGCCGGAGTCGGCGCTGCTCGCGATCAAGGTGGTCTTCGGTCTGGTCCCGGCGGTCGCGGCGGTGCTCGCCATGATCGTGTTCATCACCTACCCGCTCACCGACCAGCGGTTCCGCGAGGTCCGCGACGAGTCCGAGGCACGCAAGGCCGCGCTCGACCACGCCGTGCTCGGCGACCGTGGCGCGGTCTGA
- a CDS encoding sugar phosphate isomerase/epimerase family protein — protein MWTLSGFADEIDPDLETQCATLDELGITHIELRSAWGTNVLDLSDEQVEEAAAILAAHGLSVSSIGSPIGKINIEDDFDAHLVRADRALAVARRLEAPFIRIFSFFLRPDQAPADHRDEVLRRMTALTERAAPTGIVLLHENEKDIYGDVPDRVLDIVESVGSPSLRLAWDAANYVQVGVTPFTDGYARLRPYTDYVQVKDAVLATGDVVPAGEGDGQLRETVRALAADGFDGFFSMEPHLGEYNDWGALSGPDNFARATRAFTGLLDSEGIPYA, from the coding sequence ATGTGGACCCTGTCCGGCTTCGCCGACGAGATCGACCCCGACCTGGAGACCCAGTGCGCCACGCTCGACGAGCTCGGCATCACGCACATCGAGCTCCGCAGCGCCTGGGGCACCAACGTGCTGGACCTGAGCGACGAGCAGGTCGAGGAGGCTGCCGCGATCCTGGCGGCGCACGGCCTGTCCGTGTCGTCGATCGGCTCACCGATCGGCAAGATCAACATCGAGGACGACTTCGACGCCCACCTCGTGCGGGCGGACCGGGCGCTGGCTGTGGCGCGGCGTCTCGAGGCCCCGTTCATCCGGATCTTCTCGTTCTTCCTGCGTCCCGACCAGGCGCCTGCGGACCACCGCGACGAGGTGCTCCGGCGGATGACGGCGCTCACCGAGCGGGCCGCGCCGACCGGGATCGTGCTGCTGCACGAGAACGAGAAGGACATCTACGGCGACGTCCCCGACCGTGTCCTCGACATCGTCGAGTCGGTGGGCTCACCGTCGCTCCGGCTGGCCTGGGACGCCGCGAACTACGTCCAGGTCGGTGTGACCCCGTTCACCGACGGCTACGCCCGGCTGCGCCCGTACACCGACTACGTCCAGGTCAAGGACGCGGTCCTGGCGACCGGCGACGTCGTGCCGGCCGGCGAGGGCGACGGGCAGCTGCGCGAGACGGTCCGCGCGCTGGCCGCCGACGGCTTCGACGGCTTCTTCTCGATGGAGCCGCACCTCGGCGAGTACAACGATTGGGGGGCGCTGTCCGGGCCCGACAACTTCGCCCGCGCCACGCGGGCGTTCACCGGGCTCCTCGACAGCGAGGGCATCCCGTACGCGTGA
- a CDS encoding Gfo/Idh/MocA family protein, whose protein sequence is MADSAIRLGIIGLGQQGGMYAGLITEGRVPHMTLGAICDTDPAKREKIRATYPGVPVHEDYQAMLASGDVDAVVTTVPHYLHPEMGIAALSQGVHALVEKPAGVYTRQATGLIELAATKPELTFGIMFNQRMNPLYQRLQQIVASGEIGRVLRSHWTITTWWRPQGYYDSSAWRATWGGEGGGVLVNQAPHQLDLWQWICGVPQKVYAKLGYGVNRDIAVENEVTALVDYGDGVTGTFVTCTYDIAGTDRFEILGDQGKIVVEDSKRAVVTRLRKPEAELSAGMGMGDVMRLFTGEVDLDTLYTQETIELESPFGQQHADVLENFALNVLDGTPLVAPGADGIHGVRLANAIHLSSWLDQEVALDFDERQYLDLLNERIRAEGLFPAREG, encoded by the coding sequence ATGGCCGACAGCGCCATCCGGCTCGGCATCATCGGACTCGGCCAGCAGGGCGGCATGTACGCCGGGCTGATCACGGAGGGCCGCGTGCCGCACATGACGCTCGGGGCGATCTGCGACACGGACCCCGCGAAGCGCGAGAAGATCCGGGCCACATACCCCGGCGTCCCCGTGCACGAGGACTACCAGGCCATGCTCGCCTCGGGCGACGTCGACGCCGTCGTGACGACCGTGCCGCACTACCTGCACCCGGAGATGGGGATCGCCGCCCTCAGCCAGGGCGTCCACGCGCTCGTCGAGAAGCCGGCGGGCGTCTACACGCGCCAGGCCACCGGGCTCATCGAGCTCGCGGCGACGAAGCCCGAGCTCACCTTCGGCATCATGTTCAACCAGCGGATGAACCCGCTCTACCAGCGGCTCCAGCAGATCGTCGCGAGCGGTGAGATCGGGCGCGTGCTGCGCAGCCACTGGACGATCACCACGTGGTGGCGCCCGCAGGGCTACTACGACTCCAGCGCCTGGCGCGCGACCTGGGGCGGAGAGGGCGGCGGCGTCCTGGTGAACCAGGCGCCGCACCAGCTCGACCTGTGGCAGTGGATCTGCGGCGTGCCGCAGAAGGTCTACGCCAAGCTCGGCTACGGCGTGAACCGCGACATCGCGGTCGAGAACGAGGTCACCGCGCTCGTGGACTACGGCGACGGCGTGACCGGCACGTTCGTCACCTGCACCTACGACATCGCGGGCACCGACCGGTTCGAGATCCTCGGCGACCAGGGCAAGATCGTCGTCGAGGACAGCAAGCGCGCCGTCGTGACCCGTCTGCGCAAGCCCGAGGCCGAGCTCAGCGCGGGCATGGGCATGGGCGACGTCATGCGCCTGTTCACCGGCGAGGTCGACCTCGACACGCTGTACACGCAGGAGACGATCGAGCTCGAGTCGCCCTTCGGGCAGCAGCACGCCGACGTGCTCGAGAACTTCGCCCTGAACGTCCTCGACGGCACCCCGCTCGTGGCGCCGGGGGCCGACGGCATCCACGGGGTGCGGCTCGCCAACGCGATCCACCTGTCGAGCTGGCTCGACCAGGAGGTCGCGCTCGACTTCGACGAGCGGCAGTACCTCGACCTGCTCAACGAGCGGATCCGCGCCGAGGGCCTGTTCCCCGCGCGCGAGGGCTGA
- a CDS encoding Gfo/Idh/MocA family protein, with product MRFALVGCGVIAPTHARALLELPEHAELVACSDVLPERALALGRELGIEARPYEDVLADPTIDAVTVCTPSGLHAEVGVPALLAGKHVVVEKPMDVSLEACDRLLTAQATSGTRLAVISQHRFDPASQAVKAAVDAGELGRLVLAEARVPWYRTQEYYDSGAWRGTWAMDGGGALVNQGVHTLDLLRWTCGPVRTVYAQARTAAHERIEVEDVVCATVTFANGAVGSVVASTAAYPGFPASLALHGTRGGAVIEGDRLAVLATVDGADRGGEAANAHAVQVATGGTRAATRAVDESSRAVTAELRADDSPAPADTWGRAHRAQLLDLVEAVEQGRAPLVDGHEGRSAVELVRAIYDSARTGEPVTL from the coding sequence ATGCGCTTCGCGCTCGTCGGGTGCGGGGTGATCGCGCCCACGCACGCCCGAGCGCTGCTCGAGCTGCCGGAGCACGCCGAGCTCGTCGCCTGCTCGGACGTGCTGCCGGAGCGGGCGCTCGCCCTGGGGCGCGAGCTCGGGATCGAGGCGCGGCCCTACGAGGACGTCCTCGCGGACCCGACGATCGACGCCGTGACCGTGTGCACGCCGAGCGGGCTGCACGCCGAGGTGGGCGTGCCCGCGCTGCTGGCCGGCAAGCACGTCGTCGTCGAGAAGCCGATGGACGTCTCGCTCGAGGCGTGCGACCGGCTGCTCACGGCTCAGGCGACCTCCGGCACGAGGCTCGCGGTGATCTCGCAGCACCGGTTCGACCCGGCGTCGCAGGCGGTCAAGGCCGCGGTCGACGCCGGGGAGCTCGGTCGGCTCGTGCTCGCGGAGGCGCGCGTGCCCTGGTACCGCACGCAGGAGTACTACGACTCCGGCGCGTGGCGTGGGACGTGGGCGATGGACGGCGGCGGCGCGCTGGTCAACCAGGGCGTGCACACGCTCGACCTGCTGCGCTGGACGTGCGGGCCGGTCCGGACGGTGTACGCCCAGGCGCGCACCGCCGCGCACGAGCGCATCGAGGTGGAGGACGTCGTGTGCGCGACCGTCACGTTCGCGAACGGTGCCGTCGGCTCCGTCGTCGCGTCGACCGCGGCCTACCCCGGGTTCCCCGCGAGCCTCGCGCTCCACGGCACGCGCGGTGGCGCCGTCATCGAGGGCGACCGCCTCGCCGTGCTGGCCACCGTCGACGGCGCCGACCGGGGTGGCGAGGCCGCGAACGCGCACGCCGTGCAGGTCGCGACGGGCGGGACCCGCGCGGCCACGAGGGCGGTCGACGAGTCCTCCCGCGCCGTGACCGCCGAGCTCCGCGCGGACGACAGCCCCGCGCCGGCCGACACCTGGGGGCGCGCGCACCGGGCGCAGCTCCTCGACCTCGTCGAGGCGGTCGAGCAGGGCCGGGCGCCTCTGGTCGACGGGCACGAGGGGCGCAGTGCCGTCGAGCTCGTCCGCGCGATCTACGACTCCGCGCGCACGGGAGAGCCGGTCACCCTCTGA
- a CDS encoding sugar phosphate isomerase/epimerase family protein has product MATIGVQASTIKSAFTQLGTYETLRRVRDLGYHAVEISQVAMTPENVAAMHRAQDELGVRIAALSASLTPQTVGAESLTTTFDKIVDDCRTLGTTMVRIGMLPLEAAGSLGLVTDFAGRANEAAAQLAAEGIDLYYHNHHIEFAKLDGRFMLDVIADTAPDLGMEIDVHWVHRGGQDPVTTLARHAGRVKLVHLKDYRIGLLPPTAADLLGAGDVAGFMREFREVVQFAEVGQGNLDWSPIVEQALASGAEYLFVEQDDTYGRDPFESLRMSHDHLVGLGYADLF; this is encoded by the coding sequence GTGGCAACCATCGGCGTGCAGGCCAGCACGATCAAGAGCGCGTTCACCCAGCTCGGCACGTACGAGACCCTGCGGCGCGTCCGCGACCTCGGCTACCACGCCGTGGAGATCTCCCAGGTCGCGATGACCCCCGAGAACGTCGCCGCGATGCACCGCGCGCAGGACGAGCTCGGCGTCCGCATCGCCGCGCTGTCCGCGAGCCTGACGCCGCAGACGGTCGGCGCGGAGTCGCTGACGACGACGTTCGACAAGATCGTCGACGACTGCCGGACCCTTGGCACCACGATGGTGCGGATCGGGATGCTGCCGCTCGAGGCGGCGGGCTCGCTGGGGCTCGTGACCGACTTCGCGGGCCGCGCGAACGAGGCGGCCGCGCAGCTCGCGGCGGAAGGCATCGACCTCTACTACCACAACCACCACATCGAGTTCGCGAAGCTCGACGGCCGCTTCATGCTCGACGTCATCGCCGACACCGCACCGGACCTCGGGATGGAGATCGACGTGCACTGGGTCCACCGTGGCGGGCAGGACCCCGTCACGACGCTCGCCCGGCACGCGGGACGCGTGAAGCTCGTGCACCTCAAGGACTACCGGATCGGTCTGCTCCCGCCGACCGCCGCGGACCTGCTCGGCGCCGGCGACGTCGCCGGGTTCATGCGCGAGTTCCGCGAGGTGGTGCAGTTCGCGGAGGTCGGGCAGGGGAACCTGGACTGGTCGCCCATCGTGGAGCAGGCGCTGGCGAGCGGCGCGGAGTACCTGTTCGTCGAGCAGGACGACACCTACGGGCGCGACCCGTTCGAGTCCCTGCGGATGTCGCACGACCACCTGGTCGGGCTCGGGTACGCCGACCTCTTCTGA
- a CDS encoding threonine/serine dehydratase, whose product MLTRDDVLAAQERIRGHVRRTPVIAVDPATSNLWLKCEFLQLAGVFKTRGAVNRILTGLETGTLDPAIGVVAASGGNAGLAHAYAAARVGVAATVFVPQTAPAVKVARLREYGATVRQVGQEYAEAYLAAVDFAGTAGALFCHAYDQPEIAAGAGTIGEEILTDVPDVDTIVVAVGGGGLFAGIAAAAEGRARVVAVEPERIPTLHSALQAGQPVDVAVSGVAADSLGARRIGSIAFDVARRTRPVSVLVDDEAILAARTALWQDHRMAVEHGAAAAYAGLTSNAYRPAPDERVAVVICGANTDPGTLA is encoded by the coding sequence GTGCTCACCCGTGACGACGTGCTCGCCGCCCAGGAGAGGATCCGCGGGCACGTCCGCCGCACGCCCGTGATCGCCGTGGACCCCGCCACCAGCAACTTGTGGCTCAAGTGCGAGTTCCTGCAGCTGGCAGGGGTGTTCAAGACGCGCGGGGCCGTCAACCGCATCCTCACCGGCCTCGAGACCGGCACCCTCGACCCCGCGATCGGCGTCGTCGCCGCGTCCGGCGGCAACGCCGGCCTCGCCCACGCCTACGCGGCCGCCCGGGTCGGGGTCGCCGCGACCGTCTTCGTCCCGCAGACCGCGCCCGCCGTCAAGGTCGCCCGGCTCCGCGAGTACGGGGCAACCGTGCGGCAGGTCGGACAGGAGTACGCCGAGGCGTACCTCGCGGCGGTCGACTTCGCCGGCACCGCGGGAGCACTGTTCTGCCACGCGTACGACCAGCCCGAGATCGCCGCCGGCGCCGGGACCATCGGCGAGGAGATCCTCACCGACGTCCCCGACGTCGACACCATCGTCGTCGCCGTCGGCGGGGGCGGGCTCTTCGCCGGCATCGCCGCCGCAGCCGAGGGCCGCGCCCGGGTCGTGGCCGTCGAACCCGAGCGCATCCCCACCCTGCACAGCGCCCTGCAGGCCGGTCAGCCGGTCGACGTCGCCGTCTCCGGCGTCGCCGCCGACTCGCTGGGCGCCCGGCGCATCGGGAGCATCGCCTTCGACGTCGCCCGACGCACCCGGCCGGTCAGCGTCCTCGTCGACGACGAGGCGATCCTGGCGGCCCGCACGGCCCTCTGGCAGGACCACCGCATGGCCGTCGAGCACGGCGCGGCCGCCGCCTACGCGGGGCTCACCAGCAACGCGTACCGGCCCGCACCGGACGAGCGGGTCGCCGTGGTGATCTGCGGCGCCAACACCGACCCCGGCACCCTCGCCTGA
- a CDS encoding ArsR/SmtB family transcription factor, with translation MAMTVVLSDPMPVDEAPALAAAACLFHGFSDPSRLTILRHLALGEHRVVDLTEHLGLAQSTVSKHLACLRDCGLVTSRPHGRASAFRLTHPEALMDLLASAERLLALTGDAVALCPTSGVGSTARAGADGASA, from the coding sequence ATGGCGATGACAGTGGTGCTCAGCGATCCTATGCCCGTCGACGAGGCGCCCGCTCTCGCCGCGGCAGCCTGCCTCTTCCACGGGTTCAGCGACCCGTCGCGCCTGACGATCCTGCGCCACCTCGCGCTCGGCGAGCACCGGGTCGTCGACCTCACCGAGCACCTGGGACTCGCGCAGTCGACCGTGTCGAAGCACCTCGCCTGCCTGCGGGACTGCGGCCTCGTGACGTCGCGTCCGCACGGGCGGGCGTCCGCGTTCCGGCTGACGCACCCGGAGGCGCTCATGGACCTGCTCGCGTCGGCGGAACGCCTGCTCGCGCTGACCGGGGACGCCGTGGCGCTGTGCCCGACGTCCGGCGTCGGATCCACCGCGCGCGCCGGCGCCGACGGAGCATCCGCGTGA
- a CDS encoding cation transporter translates to MSGTRELDAPEVERLTRRGLRLAQLTVAYNVVEGAVAVTLGLGAGLVSVVGFGIDSGIESVAAVLVGLRLAGRLRHGEPDERKERLTLRAVAATFFLLAGYVTVEGVRSLVGGEAPGTSTPVVLLLVASIVVMPVLAAKKRRVGLALGDDLILADAAETRICVLLSVSTLAGVVLYQLTGAAWLDPVAAFVIAAFAVHEGKEAWEGELVHAEGHDHAG, encoded by the coding sequence GTGAGCGGGACCCGCGAGCTCGACGCGCCGGAGGTCGAGCGGCTGACCCGGCGCGGCCTGCGGCTCGCGCAGCTGACCGTGGCCTACAACGTCGTCGAGGGCGCGGTCGCCGTCACGCTCGGTCTGGGAGCGGGGCTCGTGTCGGTCGTCGGGTTCGGCATCGACTCGGGGATCGAGTCGGTCGCGGCCGTGCTCGTCGGGCTCCGTCTCGCGGGCCGGCTCCGCCACGGGGAGCCGGACGAGCGCAAGGAGCGGCTCACCCTGCGCGCCGTCGCGGCCACGTTCTTCCTGCTCGCTGGTTACGTCACGGTCGAGGGCGTGCGGAGCCTGGTCGGCGGCGAGGCGCCCGGCACGTCCACCCCGGTCGTTCTGCTGCTGGTCGCCTCGATCGTGGTCATGCCGGTCCTCGCGGCGAAGAAGCGTCGGGTCGGCCTCGCGCTCGGCGACGACCTGATCCTCGCCGACGCCGCCGAGACCCGGATCTGCGTGCTTCTGAGCGTCTCGACGCTCGCCGGCGTGGTGCTGTACCAGCTCACGGGAGCCGCGTGGCTCGACCCGGTCGCCGCCTTCGTGATCGCCGCGTTCGCGGTCCACGAGGGCAAGGAGGCCTGGGAGGGCGAGCTCGTCCACGCGGAGGGGCACGACCACGCCGGCTGA
- a CDS encoding TetR/AcrR family transcriptional regulator, whose translation MARTDRVPRRRLDPDARREAILAAAAEAFAREPYRDVTIASVARLAGASEALLYRYFAGKDQLYTAVVGSAVEDLLDAQAAALADLPVGSPVRDRVTVATTVYLDHVAHHPQAWALPLSGVGSEPTATVEVRTRAREEYVQRLRDLLAPSSTARHEYALWGFFGFLDAACLRWVREGSPADGRQPLLDATVGALEGALGDWGA comes from the coding sequence ATGGCACGGACGGACCGGGTCCCCCGTCGGCGGCTCGACCCCGACGCCCGACGCGAGGCGATCCTGGCGGCGGCCGCCGAGGCGTTCGCGCGCGAGCCGTACCGCGACGTGACCATCGCCTCGGTCGCCCGGCTCGCGGGCGCGTCGGAGGCGCTGCTCTACCGCTACTTCGCCGGCAAGGACCAGCTGTACACCGCGGTCGTCGGTTCTGCGGTCGAGGACCTGCTCGACGCGCAGGCCGCGGCCCTCGCGGACCTGCCGGTGGGCTCCCCGGTCCGTGACCGCGTGACGGTCGCGACGACGGTGTACCTCGACCACGTCGCGCACCACCCGCAGGCGTGGGCTCTGCCGCTCAGCGGCGTCGGGAGCGAGCCGACCGCGACCGTCGAGGTCCGCACCCGCGCGCGCGAGGAGTACGTCCAGCGCCTGCGCGACCTGCTCGCCCCGAGCTCGACGGCGCGGCACGAGTACGCGCTGTGGGGGTTCTTCGGCTTCCTCGACGCCGCGTGCCTGCGGTGGGTCCGCGAGGGGTCCCCGGCCGACGGTCGTCAGCCGCTGCTGGACGCGACCGTCGGCGCGCTCGAGGGGGCGCTCGGCGACTGGGGCGCCTAG